Sequence from the Candidatus Phytoplasma solani genome:
TGACTATTTTTGGTATAAAAGTTTCTTTTGCGACCAATTAATTGAACTAAATCAAAGATTGGAAAAATATTGTCATCCAAATCAAATCTTTTTTTTAAATTATGAAAATAATACTTTTGTAAATAACTTAAGGCGTGTTGTCCTAAATGTTCCAAAGGTAAAACCGAATCTTTAAAAGATCCAGCCAAAGCCAAAGATAAACTAATTTTAGGATCATAAAAACGATGATATAAAACCCCGGGAGTGTCTAAAAATTGAATATTAGGTTTAAGGGCGTTAATCCATTGAATTTTTTTAGTCGTACCGGCTAAATTAGCTGTTTTTAAAACTTTTTTGCCAACAAAACTATTAATTAAAGTTGATTTCCCTACATTAGGCATTCCTACTATCATCGTCTTAATGTTGGGTTGATTATCAATAATACTTCTTTTTGTTTTAAAATGTGGCTTGGAAGTTTGAATTATTTTTAAAGCTTTTCGATAAATAGTAAAATTTTGTTTTTTTTGCAGAGCATCAACAGCTAACACTAGGATTTGGTTTTGCGAATAATATTTAATAAAAGCAGTTGTTTTAGTTAAATCAGCTAAAGAGGTTTTGTTCATTAAAATTAAATAAGGTTTTTGATGTTGTTTAACTAAAGACAAAATTTTAAAATTAAGGCTCGAAAAAGGCATTCTTGCGTCTAACATTAATAACACGATATCAACCAAAGATAAATTAGTTTTGATTTGGTCAAAGGTTTTTTTCATATGACCAGGGAACCAATTAAATGTTTTCATTTAGCCAATCCTTTTTCTTTTTTTGGTTTAATTTTTACTTATTTTTGCCATTTGACACTGATTCCAAAACTTTTTGCAAATCTTGTTCTACATCACTTTCGGATTTAAAAATCTTTTTGCTATAAATTTTATAAAACTCTTCTCCGGTAATAGCTATCAAAGAAACACCTATTTGAATGAAGATTAATTCTAAAGGCTTATCAAAAATAATTTTTTTAATCCAATGAAAGGGATTAAGTAAGTTGGTGATATTACCCAAGGTGGTAGTAATTTTTTTAGTTTTTTGAATTTTTTGAACCATGTTTTTTTTAACAATTGCTTCTCTGATGATAAAAATTCTTTTTAAAGTCATTTTTCGAAAAATTATTAAAATCTTATTTTGGAAAATCTGATCAATTCTTTGGTTAATATAAAGCATCAAAATAAGACTTTCATCAATAGTTAACTCTAAATAAGGGTATTTGGAGTCTGGATAAAACTGATTAATAATTTCTAAAGTCAACTCTCGGACTGAGGCAAGCAAAAGATTACCAAAATTATCTTTATCTTTTTTGATTTTGCTTTTAAAATCTTGTTTTTTGGCTTCAATTAATTCAAGGATCACTTTTTGGTTAACATCTTTTGGTACTTTACCGTGAACAAAGTTTTTTTTAACACTACGCAAAGAAAGCCAGCAATAAACAAAACCAAAAAAAATAAATCCACTTGTAAAACCAACAAGATAAGTGAAAAAATGTTTCATATTACTTAAAAAATTCCAAAGATCCATAATTTCTTATTTCCTTTACTTTTTTAGTTATTTTAACAAAAAAGATTTTTTAAATAACTTATATTAACATAACTATTCTCATTATATAACAAAAAAGATATCGGAAAAAAGAAAAAGCCGAAAAAAATCAGTAAATCAAAACAAAAATGGCTCAAAGAAAAAAATTACTTATTATTATCTCTTGATAAATAAAGCCCTGTTTCAGTATTTATGATAATTTTTTCGCCTGTAACAATAAAAAGCGGAACTTTAATAACTAAACCTGTTTCTAAAGTAGCATCTTTTAGGGAATTAGTTTTGGTGTCCCCTTTGGCTCCAGGTTCTGTGTAAGTCACTTTTAAAGAAATTTTATCAGGCAAACTAATACCTAAAATTTCATCATTATCATAAAAGATAACTTCAACTAACAAACCTTCATAAAAATATGAAAGATATTTTTTTAATTGATTTTTGTTGATTTCTAACTGTTCATAATTTTGGGTATTCATGAAAATATATTGTTCTTCGGAAGAATAAATAAATTGCATTTTGACTTTGTTAATTAAGGCAGGCTCTAATTTGATGCCGGCATTAAAAGTGTGGTCAATGACGCTTCCGGTTCTTAAATTCTTTAACTTAGTTCTAACAAAGGCAGCCCCTTTGCCAGGTTTGACATGCAAAAACTCTAAAATTTGAAAAATTTGATTATTGAATTTAATGGTTTGGCCTGTTTTAAAATCGTTAGTATTAATCATGATTTTACTCCTTATTTTTTAAAAAATTACTGACTATCTGAGACACTTCTATTTCTAAAGAAGGAGATAAAGCATCTATTATAATTGGTTTAAGTTGGTTTTTAAACCATGTTTTTTGCCTTTTAGCATATTGCATCGTTTTTTGGATAATTAAGTTTTTAGCCTCATCTAGATTAATCTTTTTTTCTAAAAAAAGTTTAATTTCACGATATCCAATAATATTAAAATTAGCTTGATCAAAGTTAGCAAAAATAATTTTTACTTCTTCGATCAAGCCTTGATTTAACATATTTTCTAGTCTTAAAATAATCCTTTTTTTTAACACTTGTCGATCGATGTCAAGATAAAAAATTAAAAGAGGATACAAAGGAGAGTTTTTTTGAGTTTTTTGAGAACTGAGATGCCCTGAAATAGCATTATAATAAGAATTGATAATGCGAGGACGATTTTTTATATCTAAAACTAATTGAGGATCTTTTTCTTGGATCACAGCAAGCATCTTTTGTAATTCTTGTTCTGTAAAAGTTTTTTTTACAAAAAATTTGGGGGTTAATTCATAGTTAAAAAGAGCGGATTTAAGATATAACCCACTACCTCCAACAAACAAAGGCGAAGGTATGGTATTAATTTTTTGCCGTGCATCTTTTTGAAAATGATAAATACTATAATGTTGTTCTGGTAAAAGAAAATCTAAAAGATGATGTTTAATTCCTTGAGTTTCTTCTGGAGTAATTTTAGCAGTTCCAATGTTATAATATTGATAAAATTGGGTTGAATCGCAATTAATGATTTCTAAATTAAATTTTTTGGCTATTTTAATAGAGAGGTCGGTTTTTCCTGAAGCGGTTGGACCAGTGATAGCAATTACTTTTTTCACAATAATTTCCTCAATGAAATTGATTTAAACTTAAAAACTAAGATTGAAAAATCATTATTCTTCTGATAAGTTAATTTTTTGAATAATTTGTTCTGGTTGTAAAGTTACAAGAACACCATTTAATTGTCTTTTGCCTGTGGCATTCGGTCTTGCAAAAAAATCTTTTTTTCCTAAAAAAGAATCAATAATAGGTCCTTTTTCTTTACCTATTACACCATTTTTCGCTCCTGTCATCCCAGCATCAGTAATATAAAGTGTTTTATGAGGAAAAAGACGGTTGTCGTTGGTTTGAACGTGAGTGTGAGTGCCTACAATAGCGTTAATACGACCATCAAAATAATGAGTCAAAGCTATTTTTTCACTAGTTGCTTCAGCATGAAAATCTAAAAAAGAAAAATCATATTTGGATTTGTTTTCTTCTAATACATGATCGATAGTCTTAAAAGGGCAATGAAGGTTAGGGTCAATAAAAACACGTCCCAAAGCGTTCATTACTAAAATTTTTTTATTACTACACTCAACAATTTTATAACCTTGTCCTATTTGTCGAAGATCATTGATGGGACGGATTACATTAGAATCATCGATAAAATCTTTAATTTGTTTATTTTTCCAAATATGGTTTCCCATGGTGATTAAATCAACACCTAATTTTTGTAATTTTTTATAAATTTTATAACTTAACCCCTTTCCGTTATCAGCATTTTCGGCGTTAGCAATGATAAAATTAGGTTGGTAAGTTTCTTTTAAAAAATCAACTTTTTCGGCAAAATAATCAACTCCTGGTTTGCCGTAAATATCTCCAATAAACATTATTTTCATAATCAAATCTCCCGCGGTTGACTATAATTTAACTATTTCAATAGCCCTTATTTCTCTTATAACAGTAACTTTAATAATTCCATTGTAACTAATATCTTGTTCAATTTGTTCTTTGATAATTCTTGCGACTTGAAAAATAAAATCATCGTTTATTTTGTCTGGTTTTACGATAACTCTAATTTCACGACCAGCTTGGATGGCATAAGAATGAGCCACTCCTTTAATAGAATTAGCAATATTTTCTAATTTAGTTAATCTTTGAATATAATTTTCTATTGATTCTTTTCTAGCTCCAGGTCTTGCCGAACTAAGAGTGTCTGCAATAGCAACTAAAACAGCAATAACAGTTTGCGGGGGTTTGTCTTCGTGATGAGAAGCGATGGCGTCAATCACTTCTTTTTTTTCTTTATATTTACTCGCCAAAGCGACGCCAATTTCTACATGGCTCCCTTCTATTTCGTGGTCTAAAGCTTTTCCAATATCATGAAAAAGACCAGCTCTTCTGGCTAAAATTTCGTTTTCACCAATTTCTGCAGCTAATTTTCCAGCTAAAAAAGCCACTTCTAAAGAATGTTTTAAAATATTTTGACTATAACTTAAGCGAAAATGTAATTTTCCTAAAATTTTGATTAAATCCTGATGAACTTCGCCAATTTTGGTAATAAAAACTGCTT
This genomic interval carries:
- the ylqF gene encoding ribosome biogenesis GTPase YlqF yields the protein MKTFNWFPGHMKKTFDQIKTNLSLVDIVLLMLDARMPFSSLNFKILSLVKQHQKPYLILMNKTSLADLTKTTAFIKYYSQNQILVLAVDALQKKQNFTIYRKALKIIQTSKPHFKTKRSIIDNQPNIKTMIVGMPNVGKSTLINSFVGKKVLKTANLAGTTKKIQWINALKPNIQFLDTPGVLYHRFYDPKISLSLALAGSFKDSVLPLEHLGQHALSYLQKYYFHNLKKRFDLDDNIFPIFDLVQLIGRKRNFYTKNSQVDQNKVYQTILKEIREGILGKINFDLDILPFLDVFFKQQTKLS
- the efp gene encoding elongation factor P, which codes for MINTNDFKTGQTIKFNNQIFQILEFLHVKPGKGAAFVRTKLKNLRTGSVIDHTFNAGIKLEPALINKVKMQFIYSSEEQYIFMNTQNYEQLEINKNQLKKYLSYFYEGLLVEVIFYDNDEILGISLPDKISLKVTYTEPGAKGDTKTNSLKDATLETGLVIKVPLFIVTGEKIIINTETGLYLSRDNNK
- the miaA gene encoding tRNA (adenosine(37)-N6)-dimethylallyltransferase MiaA, whose amino-acid sequence is MKKVIAITGPTASGKTDLSIKIAKKFNLEIINCDSTQFYQYYNIGTAKITPEETQGIKHHLLDFLLPEQHYSIYHFQKDARQKINTIPSPLFVGGSGLYLKSALFNYELTPKFFVKKTFTEQELQKMLAVIQEKDPQLVLDIKNRPRIINSYYNAISGHLSSQKTQKNSPLYPLLIFYLDIDRQVLKKRIILRLENMLNQGLIEEVKIIFANFDQANFNIIGYREIKLFLEKKINLDEAKNLIIQKTMQYAKRQKTWFKNQLKPIIIDALSPSLEIEVSQIVSNFLKNKE
- a CDS encoding TIGR00282 family metallophosphoesterase; its protein translation is MKIMFIGDIYGKPGVDYFAEKVDFLKETYQPNFIIANAENADNGKGLSYKIYKKLQKLGVDLITMGNHIWKNKQIKDFIDDSNVIRPINDLRQIGQGYKIVECSNKKILVMNALGRVFIDPNLHCPFKTIDHVLEENKSKYDFSFLDFHAEATSEKIALTHYFDGRINAIVGTHTHVQTNDNRLFPHKTLYITDAGMTGAKNGVIGKEKGPIIDSFLGKKDFFARPNATGKRQLNGVLVTLQPEQIIQKINLSEE